One Drosophila subpulchrella strain 33 F10 #4 breed RU33 chromosome 2R, RU_Dsub_v1.1 Primary Assembly, whole genome shotgun sequence genomic window, TGTGCGCCCCTCTGCAAGTGTGTGTGACACAGAAAGCCAGTTGTGCGAGGTGCGAAGCTGTGACGTCAGCAGTGAGCCAAAGCAGCGAGGCACTGGCCATCAAATTGGgttacccaaaaaaaagaaccaaaaaaaaaaatggacgAGGAAAGGGCGGCAGGATGGTACATTTTTTCACAGGCTTCTGCCGCCACAAGGGAAATGAGATTTGCGCCTCAGAGAAGCAGCGTGTCAGTTTCAAAAGCGGAGGAAAAAATAAGAATTCGGGAATAGCGTACTGGATTTCAGGTGGAAATACACACAAATACGTATATTCAGTGAAAAAGTCCAGCTGATTGATTTTATAGTCGGATGGAGCGTTTGAAATTCATATTCCTGCACAAATTCTTTAGACAACTTTTTGCTATTCGACTCATCTAATTGGCCATCAACTGAAAGAAGAAAGTTTGAAAACTTTGTTGGCCAGAGGAAACTTTAGACTAAGATGAAGTTGTTTATTGACTTTTTCTCACAGATAGGCAGGGAATTTACTAATTGAATTACTGGAAGATTGTCATAGACTAAAGTGTGTGCTCTGCCGTCATCGAATAATTATTATGGTAGAAGGAAATTTTTCAGCAGGATACGGTCTGTGACCTACGCTCCCGAGGAGCAGAAGCTTAATTACATTGAGCTAAATTGTGAAGAGCGCACAGTTCACTTAATAAGTATTTGTCCGGCGACAGCAGGAGCGTCGGCGATTGGCACAATTCCCACAAGCTGACAAACTCATCAAAAATTTCACAGCCACTTGGGAAGGCAGAAAAGCGCAAAATTTTTATTGTGTTTTCATTAGAGGCGCGGAAATGGTCAGAGGGatgcacttaaaaaaaatgccGTTGTAAAGCAAGACTTAGGCAGACTTGTTGAGAATTGGTGAGTTATtttattcattaaaaatttgtttgtatttcaaaaaattaaaatggtaATATGTCCTGTTAATTCAGAAAATCGCATTGATTATAAGACAAAAggcttaaaaattttataataatcttgttaaataataataattactcaacaatttattttcaaacttgaaaaaaaaattgccctAATGTTCTGacatcttttaaaaaatattttaaaaatggtttttaaaataatttatgaggtcttttattaaaacttttattataaaagtcAGTGATAATTCTAAGgtacaaataattttgtttcagatatatataattttagtGACCTATTGTGTTATTAGCATGCTCGGGATTTTATAGGgccttttttataaataaataaagaaataaaatccaATTATCTAAGATAAGATCTATAGCATCATTTTGTATAAAGCATACTTTTTTATAGGACCActtttatacatacataaataaagaaataaattaaacatatCTAAGATCAAATCTTAAGGATCTATGGTATAAAGCATActtattttacaaaaaatatgGTCGAACATGGTTGAAAGTCAGTTCTCAGATAACCATTTATGACTTAGGGGACATTTCCCTGAGTGTATCCAGTAAGGGAAAGCAAACCACCGTCGCCTAGGACATTTTTAAGGGGCGTGACCAGGCTGGAACTGGACTGGGTGTGGAAACTTTGAACAACTTCGACCAAACACCCAGACACGCGCAAGAAATGTGCAAAAGCAGCCGAGAAGGATGGCGCAAAGGAACCTAATGAACAAATGAACAACGCACAGATAGAGATATGTATCTGCctttgcatatatatatatatatatactgtaTACAGATTTACATACAGATGGTCGAACACTTTTTGGGGGGGGGGGCAAAATGGATGGGGGAAATACTTTAATCTCAAGGGCACGTTTccggaaataaataaataaagctcCACGGCAGAAAGCAAGGCAAGGCAACATTTTGTTATGTTCATAAAGCAGAAACGGAGAAGAAAAGCTCCTCGGCATAGAAACTCTTGACGTAAGCTAGGGAAAtgaaattctttaaaattttaatgatacaaaatatttgcacaatgAATTCATCATATTCTCCCACCGACCATTTTCATCATCttggtgttttgtttttgctgtgGCCAGCActtgatttttaattaataatttaaaaaagccCAGCTTGTTGTCTCCTTGACCCGAGGGGAAATAAAACTTCTGCTTGGGTGGCCAACTTGAAATTGAATTCATTTAGAAAAATGAAAACAGTAAAACTGGTGACTATGTACTTGGACTTTACAGTAAGGAAGGGGGATTAAACATTGTATGGTCAATCTACTAGATCTGCTATATTTGTTGTAAATTAAAGTTAGAAAACATGTTTTTATATACCTTTTGGTAGTTCAATAAAAGTCTTAACAAAGTAGGAAACGGAAATTTGTTAATTATACAGGAAGACAATAAAAAACTCAATTTGCTGCGAGTTCCTGCAGAGTTcgtaattaaaaagaaaactttttgttttgccAAGTCATCGATAAATCAAAGTGAAACAAGAGCTGAACCCCGCGTTTCTTCTAATTTTCCTTATCCACAGAACCAAATCGCAGCTCGACAGCCGACGACAGCTGATTGATGATCCGCAAAATTACAAATTACACACAAATGTTATCCGCGCCAGGAATTTGGCAGATAAAAATCGCAGttccaaacaaaaacacacgCCATCCAATTCACTTAAGGTTTTGCACCTTATTTGCTTTCACCCAAATGAATGAAATTGATTGATTTTGTTTTACCGACTAAATAGCGGGGGCCGCAATTAAAATGGAGAAACGATAAATGTGGCCATAATGACACAATTTTGAACGGTTGTGGGGGTTTTCATATTTCAAAAAGGCATCCAAAAAGTTCATCAGATTGCCTGTAGTCGTGGGAAATTGAACAGCAGTTGCTACGCACATTTCTCCCTATTTTGCCAGGACAAACAGTGAAAATGCTTTtcaaaaatatcaaatttcCGCTTCCATTAAACGCAGTTTTCGTTGCCTGTCAAAATGTGGTGAAAATGCTCAGAAAATAGACTTGTAAAGGAAAATGTTTCCAAATGATAAGCATCAAAGAAGCTAGTTATAACAAAACCTCCCGcttagaaaaatatatttaaacgcAAATTGTGATATTACTAGAAGTTAAATACCTAAAAACATGCAGGTTATTTTAAAcacttgaaaatttatttggTCCTTGATAATTAAGTTATGTCACATTAGCCATATCCCCAAGTGTGGGGGCTAGTTATAACAAAACCTCCCGcttagaaaaatatatttaaacgcAAATTGTGATATTACTAGAAGTTAAATATCTAAAAACATACAGGTTATTTTAAAcacttgaaaatttatttgcTCCTTGATAATTAAGTTATGTCACATTAGCCATATCCCCAAGTGTGGGGGTCGATTTCGTAGCGCTTCAAACGCTCGTAGTACTGCCCGAAAAAGAAACCCTCCAACTGATAGATCTTGAATACTCTGTAGAATCCGACATGTGAGAATTTGTTGTTCCACACCCAGATGCAATGGTTAGGCATTAAGGAAACAATATTATGTCTTCCACGTTGATCGAGATCGCAGGGCAAATGCATGGTATGCTGGTCAAAGGGCATCGTTACAAGCAGCTCTCTTTTGTCACGTTTAATATGCTTTATAACGCCATTGACTACGGGATTTTCTGGTTGCTCCAGTTTTTCCAAAGTCATGAGCTCAGTTCCGTTTACCTTAACATCGGTTGCAGTTACGTTTAACTTCTTTGCGATAGCAGTGTCATTCTGAGCATCAAATTTGCCAGCTAGCGTTCTTGAAAGTCCCTTAGACGATATAGACTatggatttattttaattaatagaTCTTATGAACATTATTTAGAGGTGCTTACCAAGACAATAAAGAAGATTAACAGACAATTTATAAGCGTCTTCATAATCACAGAAGACTTATTTACCAAATActaatatttgttttcatagatttaggttttttgtttttttaaattttaggaGAATACTAAAATTTCTGTAGTCTCCGACGATTGACAACAAACTCACAGAATACCGATCGTAATGGTTTCCTACGTTACTACACTCGCATAGTCCCAGGTATGCGGATCCATCTCGAAACGCCTCAAGCGCTCGTGGTACTGACCAAACATAAAGGCCTCCAGCTGATAGGTTTTATAAATGCGATAGTTGTCCTCTGAAACGAATCTGTTGTTGAACGCCCAAACGCAGTTGTTGGGTAATACTGTCACGATCTTCTGGACGGCTCCCAAGTCCACGTCGCAAGGTAAATGACTGGTTTGAAAGTCGAATGGCACTGATGAATCACGTTTTGTACGAATTATATGCCTTATAATCGTCGGACTGGTCGAAATTATTTTTGTAGGTTCTGTCTTTGGTTCAGCTAGTTCTGTGGATTTCACCGCTTCATCAGTAAGAGTGCTATTTTTCTGAGTTTCATTCTGATTGGCCAAAAGGTCACTTGAAATCTGGGGTGAAGTCATTTCACTGGGAGGGATTCCTCGGGAATTTCCACACGGAAGCTATTAAAACGTATGTTACTATGGAATCAAACACACAACACCTCCTTACCGAACACACTAGCGTCATTATCGTTAATATCActaaatttagttttaaaatcATGGTTCTaagataaaatataaaattactcTAGTTAATTTAGGATGTTATCCGTGTGATTTGTTTGAAAGCGTTAAAAACTATGTTAGGAAAGTCAAGGCCTGCTAGAAATAAATGTACCAAAAACGCACATTTTTAATGCAGCATATATTACCATTTAGCTTTGTAAGAACAAGCTATTGAAAAGGTtgttataaaatttatttccccCTTTTTATAACGCTTTAGACCTTGTTAACCAGCAAAATCGTATTATTTATTCATTGAATCTTGTACAGGGTATTCTTTTAACTGAGGGCttctaaaaattattttaatggtCCTTGTTACATGTTGTAATCGTAGACATGTGGTTCGAATTCATAACGCTTTAGGCGCTCGTAGTACTGGCCAAAGAAAAATGCTTCCAACTGATAGGTCTTGTAGATGCGAAAGTGTCCCTCGCTCAAGTACCGATTGTTGTAGGCCCAAATGCAATGGTTTGGGAAGGCATGTATATAGCTCTGTCTGCCCCTCGAGTCCATATCACAGGGTGCATGCTTCGTCTGAAAATCCAGGGGCATTTCAGGAAGCGGCGCTCGAGGACTACGCTCTATATGCCGTACGATTATCGCCGAAGCCCTTTCAAACTGCCTCTCCAAATTGACTGTTCTGGCAACTATTTCTATCGGCATCTTGTGGGTTTGTGTGTTATGTTATTACCCAATCAACTATTTCAATTTACTTACCAGGAGACCgcaaaaagcaaacaaaagaattacatattttattaactGCATTCTCGATTTTGTAGTGTGTAGTTAGTGTACAGAGTTTGTAAATGATGTGTGGGAGGTATGTAGAAGATTTCTAAAGCAAGGCCCCCTAAAACAAGCCATATAGATTTCAaggtatttattaatttataggAAAATATACTTGCAAACTAGTAtatttaaaggatttaaaatattatgtgTTAGACTGTTTTTTCAATTAAGCTGATACTGTACTAGTTTTTAAGATTAGAACCCACATAtactaaattttaaaaatattttccacatATTTTTTCCAATAAACTAGATATAAAAACCTAAAGATCCATCTCTGGTCAAGAGTTTTGTGCTGTACTAGGTTTAGCTTTCTCTCTCAAACACATTTTAACGTTATGTGTGGAAACTACAAAATCCTTGGAGCGGCATCAACAGCGATGAAGGCAAAAGGGAATGGCCAAGCACTGACAGCTGAAAGGATGTCGGGATATTAGAGAGGGACCGCGCAGGGACTCGCAGCATGTAAAGTGACAGCCAAGTGTCACATAATGGCCAGCGCTGATAATGACCAAGAGCCGATGCCAGATCGATTCATACGGCGATGATATAGGAGCCAAGACGAGCAGCATTTCAAGTGTGAAAATAATATGACAGCAGTAATCAAGGCGTTGATGGCAGAACTAACCTCTCACACATACTCCCCATATTGATTTCAAGCTGAAAGGCTGCAGGAAATGGGCAAAAATATCTGGCGGAAATGTTGAACGAAACAGGGTTGATGCTACCAGATGCCAGAGGGAGTTGGTATGGGCTGATTGTTAACACATGTCACTGAGCCATAATTGCAAGGGGGTAAAATAGAGGAGCGAAGCCAACTTCTAGCTAGAACCCAGGCAAAATGAATGACAATTGTTTTGACACGCATGTTTTGACATTTAGAATGAGACAGTGATAGGGGCAGGAAACTAGCACGGTCATAAGCACAAAATGAGAGCGAGTGAGACCATTCAAGGGAGTTCTGCTTCGGATATAGAGATAGATATATGACGCACACTTGCAACTCAACTTAATTGAATTTGAGAGGCATATTCTgaacttaatttatttaaaaatcgtTTTACTGGACTTCCAATGTAGCTTGTTGACAAGCAACTCTATTAGGCCAAAGCATCAGGTTGAGACAAGTGTTAAAGATGAAAATACATGGGTTGTGCCTGTACTTTAGGTATGGAAATGATTTCAGGATAATATTATTTGTTAATTGAACCAGATACTCCTGGAAGTAAACAATTATTTTAGTGCTTCG contains:
- the LOC119549389 gene encoding uncharacterized protein LOC119549389; the encoded protein is MKTLINCLLIFFIVLSISSKGLSRTLAGKFDAQNDTAIAKKLNVTATDVKVNGTELMTLEKLEQPENPVVNGVIKHIKRDKRELLVTMPFDQHTMHLPCDLDQRGRHNIVSLMPNHCIWVWNNKFSHVGFYRVFKIYQLEGFFFGQYYERLKRYEIDPHTWGYG
- the LOC119549388 gene encoding uncharacterized protein LOC119549388 isoform X2; its protein translation is MTSPQISSDLLANQNETQKNSTLTDEAVKSTELAEPKTEPTKIISTSPTIIRHIIRTKRDSSVPFDFQTSHLPCDVDLGAVQKIVTVLPNNCVWAFNNRFVSEDNYRIYKTYQLEAFMFGQYHERLRRFEMDPHTWDYASVVT
- the LOC119549388 gene encoding uncharacterized protein LOC119549388 isoform X1 produces the protein MILKLNLVILTIMTLVCSLPCGNSRGIPPSEMTSPQISSDLLANQNETQKNSTLTDEAVKSTELAEPKTEPTKIISTSPTIIRHIIRTKRDSSVPFDFQTSHLPCDVDLGAVQKIVTVLPNNCVWAFNNRFVSEDNYRIYKTYQLEAFMFGQYHERLRRFEMDPHTWDYASVVT
- the LOC119549391 gene encoding uncharacterized protein LOC119549391, coding for MQLIKYVILLFAFCGLLMPIEIVARTVNLERQFERASAIIVRHIERSPRAPLPEMPLDFQTKHAPCDMDSRGRQSYIHAFPNHCIWAYNNRYLSEGHFRIYKTYQLEAFFFGQYYERLKRYEFEPHVYDYNM